In the genome of Diachasmimorpha longicaudata isolate KC_UGA_2023 chromosome 19, iyDiaLong2, whole genome shotgun sequence, one region contains:
- the LOC135171262 gene encoding nuclear factor of activated T-cells 5 isoform X5 — protein MDIKLESEDANFAFPERTGENHGKITRNNSANGIGATISATRTSNGTMGRVGGVMRARSALGTYGKRPPPVHQGPVTLNSQLSSVSRDGKVQLQIICQPEQQHRARYQTEGSRGAVKDRTGNGFPIVRLVGYDKPATLQVFIGTDLGRVAPHMFYQACRVSGKNSTPCIERKIDGTIVIEVDMDPAKDMLVTCDCVGILKERNVDVEHRFPQEAGMLQGRSKKKSTKCRMVFRTTITHSDGSSETLQVCSQPIVCTQPPGIPEISKKSLTACPCTGGLELFILGKNFLKDTRMVFQLDNEDLTSSLEPHWECSVTPDKEFLQQTHLVCVVPPYRRQDLTPSEKVCVKLYAVSSGKTSEPHTFFYTSISSPPEPTIGKIETSSTSLVTSTESNSPSVPISPIAPSTAISPSGIPSTFLTPQITNPQQSPLQQSQDVLKNDPSPPPTGATPIMMWAAQANGCTSSDVMMPPPNLVSNPLLSRRSSSNHQLILPDNLKSEILDDTSENSMLSDNSLQGNNTPPSNGTSTSPLHALVSENSREASQPGLLHPAQEVGLLGVDLIHHQHPMSLAGGSFPIHEATQVKVLSPHHINKEASSIMPQEATTQGTSVVDLRMKQHEYDTLNTFTSTPADQALPNQSSQCIAKYLNQIETSVTQNKEPEATEPEMGAMTQLCTEPTFAETMQQRATIIANARQQSEAATILANQAAKLDELVNSVVDSHQTPMQTTPSPPTTLIPEVEATRTSPPIPVKTMLLEALLPTPMVTSSVSPVTPAPEPSPEETLLTTINALHPAMETPIVTAAGISNATVAIASHNPLQVTNEPLPQIQTLTPQEVVVQQQVEQVFAEAQKQVEEVVAQVQQQAANTVHEAQNQVVRQVVECTQVVREAMKQVHAARHVQAVPHVEEVVKQQTASVVKRAVKETTEGVIKQVQVVQKAIGHAQAAQVMKQAVQNDIGSMLNQPAGFVAEASSALASGAAQEPNQQRLTNAAEQAISNVITNATQDIINNRPITTTTAHAIIATKNIMNSVATQSAQLMNSAMEGILPQSPSNAPAMVEQVARKSPEAIPVPPTMQNGETPMQVQVTATNGQVPGVVKKPEDAGGMLPQELTSMSEHDLLSYINPSCFDQGTFLM, from the exons ATGGATATTAAACTCGAGTCTGAGGATGCAAATTTTGCATTCCCGGAGAGAACTGGTGAAAATCATGGAAAAATCACCAGGAATAACAGTGCCAATGGCATTGGGGCAACGATAAGTGCTACGAGAACGAGTAATGGAACAATGGGACGTGTTGGAGGAGTCATGAGGGCACGTTCAGCACTGGGGACCTACGGGAAGCGGCCACCACCGGTCCATCAAGGTCCCGTCACCCTTAACTCTCAACTCT cTAGTGTATCCCGAGACGGAAAGGTGCAGCTCCAGATTATTTGTCAGCCAGAGCAGCAGCACAGAGCCCGGTATCAAACAGAAGGCTCTCGTGGGGCTGTGAAGGACAGAACTGGGAATGGCTTTCCCATTGTTCGTTTAGTCGGCTACGATAAGCCAGCAACACTCCAGGTGTTCATTGGCACTGACCTCGGTCGTGTGGCGCCCCACATGTTCTACCAGGCCTGCAGAGTCAGTGGTAAGAACTCCACTCCGTGCATTGAACGTAAGATCGATGGAACAATCGTCATTGAGGTGGACATGGACCCTGCAAAGGACATGTTGGTCACCTGTGACTGTGTGGGAATTTTGAAAGAACGTAATGTCGATGTGGAGCACAGATTTCCTCAGGAGGCTGGGATGCTTCAGGGCAGGAGCAAGAAGAAATCCACCAAGTGTCGAATGGTATTTCGTACGACAATAACACATTCTGATGGCAGCAGTGAAACTCTCCAAGTATGTTCACAGCCTATTGTTTGCACCCAACCCCCAGGAATTCCTGAGATCTCCAAAAAATCTCTGACCGCCTGTCCCTGCACGGGAGGTCTAGAGCTCTTCATTCTGGGTAAAAACTTCCTCAAGGATACGCGAATGGTCTTCCAATTGGATAATGAGGATCTCACCTCGTCCCTCGAGCCTCACTGGGAGTGTTCAGTCACTCCAGATAAAGAATTTCTCCAGCAAACGCACCTGGTGTGCGTTGTACCCCCATACAGAAGACAAGACCTTACCCCATCCGAAAAAGTCTGCGTTAAATTGTACGCTGTTTCTTCGGGAAAAACAAGCGAGCCCCACACCTTCTTCTACACATCGATCTCCTCCCCTCCAGAGCCAACGATCGGTAAGATCGagacgtcctcgacgtcccTGGTCACCTCGACCGAATCAAACTCTCCATCAGTGCCAATTTCTCCAATAGCTCCAAGCACAGCAATTTCTCCATCTGGTATTCCCTCCACCTTCCTCACTCCCCAGATCACCAATCCACAGCAGTCTCCTCTTCAACAGTCCCAGGACGTTCTCAAGAACGATCCAAGTCCTCCACCAACAGGAGCAACTCCCATCATGATGTGGGCAGCCCAGGCCAATGGTTGCACCTCCAGCGATGTCATGATGCCACCCCCAAATCTCGTATCGAATCCCCTCTTGTCCAGAAGATCATCCTCCAATCATCAGCTGATTCTCCCTGACAATCTCAAGTCAGAAATTCTTGACGATACTTCGGAGAATAGTATGCTATCCGACAATAGCCTCCAGGGGAACAATACACCACCATCCAATGGGACCAGCACGAGTCCCCTTCATGCACTCGTCTCAGAGAACTCGAGAGAAGCTTCTCAACCAGGGCTGCTCCATCCAGCTCAGGAGGTGGGGCTTCTGGGGGTGGATCTCATTCATCATCAGCACCCGATGTCCCTCGCTGGGGGATCATTCCCCATTCACGAGGCCACGCAGGTCAAGGTTCTCAGTCCTCATCACATCAACAAGGAGGCCTCGTCGATCATGCCACAGGAGGCGACCACCCAGGGGACCAGCGTTGTGGATCTCAGGATGAAGCAGCATGAGTATGATACGTTGAACACGTTCACGTCAACACCTGCTGATCAGGCACTGCCCAATCAGTCCAGTCAGTGTATTGCCAAGTATCTGAATCAGATTGAGACTTCTGTCACTCAAAACAAAGAGCCAGAAGCGACTGAGCCGGAGATGGGAGCCATGACGCAGCTGTGCACGGAGCCCACCTTCGCCGAGACAATGCAGCAGCGTGCAACAATAATAGCAAACGCTCGCCAGCAGTCGGAAGCAGCTACAATCCTGGCGAATCAAGCGGCCAAGCTGGACGAGCTGGTAAATTCTGTGGTTGACTCCCACCAGACCCCGATGCAAACAACTCCAAGTCCCCCAACGACTCTGATACCTGAAGTGGAGGCCACTCGCACAAGTCCCCCAATTCCAGTGAAGACGATGCTCCTCGAGGCCCTGCTGCCAACACCAATGGTGACGTCTTCAGTGTCTCCAGTGACCCCAGCACCAGAGCCAAGCCCTGAAGAGACCCTGCTGACAACGATCAATGCCTTGCATCCAGCTATGGAGACACCAATAGTGACAGCAGCTGGAATATCAAATGCAACAGTAGCAATAGCCTCTCACAATCCTCTCCAAGTGACCAATGAACCCCTCCCCCAGATCCAGACCCTGACGCCCCAAGAAGTAGTCGTTCAGCAGCAGGTCGAGCAGGTTTTTGCTGAAGCCCAGAAGCAGGTGGAAGAAGTTGTGGCTCAGGTCCAACAGCAAGCAGCCAATACTGTTCACGAGGCCCAAAATCAAGTGGTACGACAGGTGGTGGAGTGCACCCAGGTGGTACGTGAGGCAATGAAGCAGGTTCACGCTGCCAGGCATGTTCAGGCTGTACCTCATGTTGAGGAGGTTGTGAAGCAGCAAACAGCTTCAGTGGTGAAACGTGCAGTGAAGGAGACCACTGAGGGTGTCATAAAGCAGGTGCAGGTTGTCCAGAAGGCCATTGGACATGCACAAGCTGCACAGGTGATGAAGCAAGCTGTGCAGAATGACATTGGCTCGATGTTGAATCAGCCCGCTGGTTTTGTTGCTGAGGCTAGTTCAGCACTAGCCAGTGGTGCTGCACAGGAACCCAATCAACAGAGACTGACTAATGCTGCTGAGCAGGCTATTAGTAATGTTATTACTAATGCTACACAGGACATCATCAATAATCGACcaataacaacaacaactgcCCACGCAATAATCGCaacgaaaaatataatgaactCAGTGGCCACTCAGAGTGCCCAGTTGATGAACAGTGCGATGGAGGGTATTCTACCTCAGTCACCCTCCAATGCACCAGCCATGGTTGAACAAGTCGCCAGGAAGTCACCAGAGGCCATCCCAGTCCCTCCAACAATGCAGAATGGAGAGACACCGATGCAGGTGCAGGTTACTGCGACTAATGGCCAAGTGCCTGGAGTCGTGAAGAAGCCTGAAGATGCTGGAGGAATGCTGCCTCAGGAGCTTACCTCCATGTCTGAGCACGACCTCCTCAGCTACATAAATCCCAGTTGCTTCGATCAGGGAACATTTCTCATGTAG